A genomic window from Sphingobacterium spiritivorum includes:
- a CDS encoding 3-keto-disaccharide hydrolase — translation MRRNLFLYICITLLTTVGCSVKKTKENTDTTTQEWKSLFNGKDINDWNVKIHHHDFGVNYGHTFRVEDGTIQVRYDEYGDFNEQYGHLYYKTPYSYYHLKLEYRFVGELHSGAPDYTLRNSGVMFHSQDPATMPREQDWPISVEMQFLGGLGDGKPRPTGNMCSPGTHVVYKGKIADSHCLNSTSKTYDGDQWVSAELIVLGDSLITHIIEGDTVLQYSKPQIGGGVANRYDPRIKIDGQLLKSGFIALQSEGQPVDFRNIRIKDLSSQYRH, via the coding sequence ATGAGAAGAAATCTATTCCTATATATTTGCATTACATTGTTAACGACCGTAGGTTGTTCTGTAAAAAAAACAAAAGAAAATACTGATACAACGACACAGGAATGGAAGTCCCTCTTCAATGGTAAAGATATCAATGACTGGAATGTTAAGATTCACCATCATGATTTTGGAGTCAATTATGGACATACTTTTAGAGTGGAGGACGGTACGATTCAGGTCCGTTACGATGAATATGGAGATTTCAATGAACAATATGGTCACCTCTATTATAAAACACCCTATTCCTATTACCATCTTAAACTTGAATACCGATTCGTAGGGGAGCTTCATTCCGGAGCGCCTGATTATACATTACGTAATAGTGGTGTGATGTTTCATTCACAGGATCCGGCGACTATGCCCAGGGAGCAGGACTGGCCGATCTCCGTAGAGATGCAGTTTCTGGGAGGGCTGGGAGATGGAAAACCGAGACCTACCGGTAATATGTGTTCACCCGGAACCCATGTAGTCTATAAAGGGAAGATAGCTGATTCGCATTGTCTCAATTCTACTTCTAAAACTTATGACGGAGATCAATGGGTGAGTGCAGAGCTGATTGTATTAGGGGATTCACTGATTACACATATTATTGAAGGTGATACCGTATTGCAATATTCCAAACCACAGATCGGAGGAGGAGTCGCCAATCGCTATGATCCCAGAATCAAAATTGACGGACAACTGTTGAAGAGTGGCTTTATCGCACTTCAAAGTGAAGGACAGCCGGTAGATTTCAGAAATATCCGTATAAAGGATCTTTCTTCTCAGTACAGGCATTAG